A portion of the Rhodopseudomonas sp. BAL398 genome contains these proteins:
- a CDS encoding terminase large subunit domain-containing protein, protein MNAKKAIKFLQSLKVPEGPAAGEPLRLAAFQKKFVTGALAKNVSVACLSIGRGNAKTALSSGLALGELLGEIGDTQPNREIPVGARTRDQARLVWNFVAGYARYLPEDVQKRLTFRRAPRLEIEYTDENGTHLLRCLAADGKSALGGAPTLAIMDERGHWAKDKGDELEHALLSGLGKRNGRALIISTSAPDDNHPFSKWLDEPQEGVYVQEHRPPPGLPADDLESLLIANPGAVAGIGSSVEWLQSQARRAIARGGSSLTTFRLYNRNERVSGETRDLLLTVDEWLSCEAAELPPRAGQVVIGIDLGGSASMTAAAFYWPDTGRLECLGWFPTAPNLADRGASDGVGARYGEMASRGELSTLGHATVPVAAWLSEVMRHIEGERVAALCMDRYKQAELGQAIDAAGIRAPLIWRGFGFKDGNEDCERFRRSCFDGLVKAAPSLLLRSAFAETVCLRDPANNIKLAKARSLGRIDAASASVLAVAQGARMLAAPAKKVREAIWL, encoded by the coding sequence TTGAACGCCAAAAAGGCGATCAAGTTTTTGCAATCACTAAAAGTCCCGGAAGGTCCGGCGGCCGGCGAGCCGCTGCGGCTGGCTGCATTCCAGAAAAAATTCGTCACCGGTGCCTTGGCCAAGAACGTCAGCGTTGCGTGCCTTAGCATCGGCCGCGGCAATGCGAAGACCGCACTTTCCTCTGGCCTTGCCCTTGGCGAATTGCTCGGCGAGATCGGTGACACCCAGCCGAACCGTGAGATTCCAGTGGGCGCCCGCACGCGCGACCAGGCCCGGTTGGTCTGGAATTTCGTCGCCGGCTACGCCCGTTATTTGCCGGAGGATGTGCAGAAACGGTTGACCTTCCGCCGCGCTCCGCGGCTGGAGATCGAGTACACGGACGAGAACGGGACGCACTTGCTGCGCTGTCTCGCCGCTGACGGCAAGTCTGCTTTGGGCGGTGCCCCGACGCTCGCCATCATGGATGAGCGTGGCCACTGGGCCAAGGATAAGGGCGACGAGCTAGAACACGCTCTGCTGTCTGGCCTTGGCAAGCGCAACGGTCGCGCGCTGATCATCTCCACGTCCGCCCCCGACGACAATCACCCGTTTTCCAAGTGGCTCGATGAGCCGCAAGAAGGCGTCTATGTGCAGGAGCATCGGCCGCCGCCGGGCCTTCCTGCTGACGATCTGGAAAGCCTGCTGATCGCAAACCCCGGCGCCGTCGCCGGCATCGGTTCGTCGGTCGAGTGGCTGCAGTCGCAGGCCCGTCGCGCCATTGCGCGGGGCGGTTCGAGCCTGACCACGTTCCGGCTTTATAATCGCAACGAGCGTGTCAGCGGCGAGACCCGCGATTTGCTGTTGACCGTCGATGAATGGCTGTCGTGCGAAGCGGCCGAACTGCCGCCGCGCGCTGGTCAGGTGGTCATCGGGATCGACCTTGGCGGCAGCGCCAGCATGACCGCCGCCGCGTTCTATTGGCCAGACACCGGCCGGCTCGAATGCCTTGGCTGGTTTCCGACCGCACCCAATCTTGCCGACCGCGGCGCGTCGGATGGCGTCGGCGCCCGCTATGGCGAGATGGCCAGCCGCGGCGAACTGTCTACCCTTGGTCATGCTACCGTGCCCGTCGCGGCGTGGTTGTCGGAAGTGATGCGCCATATCGAGGGCGAGCGCGTCGCCGCGCTGTGCATGGACCGCTACAAGCAGGCCGAACTTGGTCAGGCCATCGATGCTGCCGGCATCCGCGCTCCGCTGATCTGGCGGGGCTTTGGCTTCAAGGATGGCAATGAGGATTGCGAGCGCTTCCGCCGCTCGTGCTTTGACGGTCTGGTAAAGGCCGCGCCGTCGCTGCTGTTGCGCTCTGCATTTGCGGAAACCGTCTGCCTTCGCGACCCAGCGAACAACATCAAGCTGGCCAAGGCCCGCAGTTTGGGCCGGATCGACGCCGCCTCCGCATCGGTGCTGGCCGTCGCGCAAGGCGCCCGCATGCTCGCCGCGCCGGCGAAAAAGGTCCGCGAGGCGATCTGGCTGTGA
- a CDS encoding HK97 family phage prohead protease, giving the protein MDEFATVIGELELRAARKGRRRLRGRFPYRKRAVMSDGGRKGGRPQKEEFAPGAFSHSINNDEQDQHLLVGHSFDTPLASKKTGTLIFDDNDEALTFDAEITPQIADTSYGADILKQIDSGLSVGISPGFRIPPPRAVAKPEVFTDEGHDPARGMHNALIRTIFQAILFELSVVTRPAYGEASIAIDPEDMTDEEKLAAGWTMNAAGILVPPPLTITRAMPAALRWR; this is encoded by the coding sequence ATGGACGAGTTCGCCACCGTCATTGGCGAACTGGAGTTGCGCGCTGCCCGTAAAGGGCGGCGCCGGCTTCGTGGTCGCTTTCCGTATCGCAAGCGCGCTGTAATGAGCGATGGCGGTCGCAAGGGTGGCCGACCGCAGAAAGAGGAGTTCGCGCCGGGCGCGTTTTCCCATTCGATCAACAACGATGAGCAGGACCAGCATCTGCTCGTTGGCCACAGCTTCGACACGCCGCTTGCGTCCAAGAAAACCGGCACGCTGATTTTCGATGACAACGACGAGGCGCTGACCTTTGACGCCGAGATCACGCCGCAGATTGCCGACACGTCGTATGGCGCGGACATTTTGAAACAGATTGACTCCGGTCTGTCTGTGGGCATTTCGCCGGGTTTTCGCATCCCGCCGCCGCGCGCAGTCGCCAAGCCGGAAGTGTTTACCGATGAGGGGCACGACCCCGCGCGCGGCATGCACAACGCGCTTATTCGCACGATCTTCCAAGCGATCCTGTTTGAGTTGTCGGTGGTCACACGGCCAGCTTACGGCGAAGCGTCCATCGCGATCGATCCCGAAGACATGACGGACGAGGAAAAACTAGCGGCCGGCTGGACCATGAATGCCGCGGGGATCCTTGTACCGCCACCCCTGACAATCACGCGCGCGATGCCTGCCGCGCTGCGCTGGAGATAA
- a CDS encoding tyrosine-type recombinase/integrase, giving the protein MPRKLPPHVERNHVKGHTYLSFRIGKGPRTRLPSDPSSAEFREAYAAAMAGETPPARAAMQKDAPGTIGALVTSYMQTAAFISLRDTSKAGYMTRLETIRVEHGHRSVAGLTRDRINTFILLPYADRPGAALDTLKKLRILIRHAIEKGLLKHDPSAGIKRPKSKPIRAWTDAEMAAYEERWPLGTKQRTAYALMLGVGTARVDVHRMTWTQVDSAGVGYTRNKTGVAVDIGLDTGLRAALDAAPREHVTIINTEFGRPFTVDGFSGFMRDAMTAAGLPLDCKPHGLRKTLGRKLADAGVSAHDIMAALGHTTLAQAELYTKEANRRRGGQRAVTQLNDHKANIHSQTASERLGKVVKTGGKSE; this is encoded by the coding sequence ATGCCCCGTAAGCTCCCGCCGCATGTCGAGCGCAATCACGTGAAGGGACACACCTACCTGTCCTTCAGGATAGGGAAGGGGCCGCGCACCCGGTTGCCGAGCGATCCGTCGTCGGCTGAATTTCGCGAAGCCTACGCGGCCGCCATGGCCGGCGAGACTCCGCCAGCGCGTGCCGCGATGCAAAAGGACGCGCCCGGGACCATCGGCGCCTTGGTGACCTCCTACATGCAGACCGCAGCGTTCATCTCTCTGCGAGACACGTCGAAAGCCGGCTATATGACGCGGCTTGAGACGATCCGAGTGGAGCACGGTCACCGCAGCGTCGCGGGCCTCACACGCGATCGGATCAACACCTTCATCCTGTTGCCCTACGCCGACAGGCCAGGCGCGGCACTCGACACGTTGAAGAAGCTGCGGATCCTGATTCGGCACGCGATCGAAAAGGGACTGCTGAAGCACGACCCGTCGGCGGGCATCAAACGACCGAAATCCAAGCCGATCAGGGCTTGGACCGATGCCGAGATGGCGGCCTATGAGGAACGGTGGCCGCTCGGCACGAAACAACGCACCGCCTATGCGCTGATGCTGGGAGTCGGTACGGCGCGCGTCGACGTTCACCGGATGACCTGGACGCAAGTCGATTCTGCCGGTGTTGGCTACACCCGCAACAAGACCGGCGTGGCCGTCGATATCGGGCTGGACACGGGCTTGCGGGCGGCATTGGACGCGGCGCCGCGGGAACACGTCACGATCATCAACACCGAGTTCGGCCGGCCCTTCACCGTCGATGGGTTCAGCGGCTTCATGCGGGATGCGATGACAGCGGCGGGACTGCCGCTCGATTGCAAGCCACACGGTCTACGCAAGACGCTCGGTCGGAAACTCGCCGACGCCGGCGTCTCGGCACACGACATCATGGCCGCGCTCGGTCACACGACGCTCGCACAGGCCGAACTCTACACCAAAGAAGCGAACCGGCGACGAGGCGGACAGCGCGCCGTCACCCAGCTTAACGACCATAAGGCGAACATCCATTCCCAAACCGCATCCGAGCGTTTGGGGAAAGTGGTCAAAACCGGTGGAAAATCAGAATGA
- a CDS encoding helix-turn-helix transcriptional regulator, whose product MNSQTVDEFCHSHGISRAFFYKLAAKGQAPKIFKIGRCTRISDSAAIEWVAAREAASVKVAA is encoded by the coding sequence ATGAATTCCCAGACAGTAGACGAGTTCTGCCACAGCCACGGCATCAGCCGCGCTTTCTTCTACAAGCTTGCCGCGAAGGGGCAGGCCCCGAAAATCTTCAAGATTGGCCGATGCACGCGCATCAGCGACAGCGCCGCAATCGAATGGGTCGCGGCGCGCGAAGCTGCCAGCGTGAAGGTGGCGGCATGA
- a CDS encoding HNH endonuclease, translating into MKKYDRYSAQVISSPRWKVVRLLAKRRDGFQCVKCGAAGRLEVDHIKSVRLAPDLAFDLANLQTLCKPCHSAKTKIEVGFAPIDPRRQEWRDFVRALAHPKPKESLCLPL; encoded by the coding sequence GTGAAGAAATACGATCGCTACAGCGCCCAGGTAATCAGTTCTCCACGCTGGAAAGTGGTTCGTCTGCTGGCAAAACGCCGCGACGGATTCCAGTGCGTCAAGTGCGGCGCGGCCGGTCGACTTGAAGTCGACCACATCAAATCCGTTCGTCTCGCTCCCGACCTCGCGTTCGATTTGGCCAATCTGCAGACGCTCTGCAAGCCGTGCCATTCCGCGAAAACGAAAATCGAAGTCGGCTTCGCGCCGATCGATCCCCGGCGCCAAGAGTGGCGCGATTTTGTCCGCGCCTTGGCGCATCCCAAACCGAAGGAGTCACTATGCTTACCTCTGTGA
- a CDS encoding helix-turn-helix transcriptional regulator — MPRQLALPPNLPPRLIAREASAAYACLSPNTFDEMVRDGRMPKPRMLGSKRLAWDVRELDAAIDALPRDGEDANTVAADDGWGEEHAP, encoded by the coding sequence ATGCCTCGTCAGCTTGCCCTTCCGCCGAATCTGCCGCCGCGGCTGATCGCTCGAGAGGCCAGCGCCGCGTATGCGTGTCTCTCGCCCAACACCTTCGATGAAATGGTGAGGGATGGCAGGATGCCGAAGCCCCGAATGCTCGGCTCGAAACGTCTGGCATGGGACGTCCGCGAACTTGATGCTGCGATCGACGCTCTTCCCCGCGATGGTGAAGATGCGAACACCGTCGCCGCTGATGACGGTTGGGGAGAAGAGCATGCCCCGTAA
- a CDS encoding phage major capsid protein: protein MLTSVKIQKRQSEIRQSLAALVGKTQPTEDETRSMSTLDTEYQGNEARYRASLIVEDTERREAGNEMETRSDRKFSEMIDKFELRQVALHLDEGAKIDGATAEVIEELRSQGGYRGVPIPYAALEIRSGETIASGTPSPVSTAPIIDRIFAGSVASKMGAQFVNIAQGTNEYPITSSSVAGGWAASETGNVAGPTVYSTANRSLSPDHTFGIQMKVTRKALKQSGDALEQAVRRDMNGCLAEGMDKAVFLGTGADGQPSGVLVGSYGITSTAVTAAASWAAFRGAVKRFMLANAANSPADVNLLLRPEIWDAMDDDLITNTAVSEWDRLIKNIPGVVMSSNALAAPVGSPLASNALLTTNVGGVAPIFVGTWGAIDLIRDVYSDAASGGLRLTALATMDVTVSRAQQLQILTGIQ from the coding sequence ATGCTTACCTCTGTGAAAATTCAGAAGCGCCAGTCGGAAATCCGTCAGTCGCTCGCCGCGCTCGTTGGCAAGACCCAGCCGACCGAGGATGAGACCCGTTCGATGTCGACCCTCGACACCGAGTATCAGGGCAACGAAGCGCGATACCGTGCCTCGCTGATCGTGGAAGACACGGAACGCCGTGAAGCCGGCAACGAGATGGAAACGCGCAGCGATCGCAAATTCAGCGAAATGATCGACAAGTTCGAGCTTCGGCAGGTTGCCTTGCACCTGGACGAAGGCGCGAAGATCGACGGCGCCACCGCCGAAGTGATCGAGGAACTGCGCTCGCAGGGCGGCTATCGCGGCGTCCCGATTCCCTATGCTGCGCTGGAAATCCGCAGTGGCGAAACCATTGCCAGCGGCACCCCGTCGCCGGTCAGCACTGCGCCGATCATCGATCGCATTTTCGCCGGCTCCGTCGCCAGCAAGATGGGCGCGCAGTTCGTCAACATCGCGCAGGGCACGAACGAATATCCGATCACGTCGTCGTCCGTCGCCGGTGGCTGGGCTGCGTCGGAAACCGGTAACGTCGCCGGTCCGACTGTCTACAGCACCGCAAACCGCTCGCTGTCTCCCGACCACACCTTCGGCATTCAGATGAAGGTGACGCGCAAGGCGCTCAAGCAGAGCGGCGATGCGCTGGAACAGGCCGTGCGTCGTGACATGAACGGCTGTCTCGCCGAAGGCATGGACAAGGCCGTGTTCCTCGGCACCGGTGCGGATGGTCAGCCTTCCGGCGTTCTGGTCGGCTCCTACGGCATCACTTCCACCGCCGTTACCGCAGCGGCATCGTGGGCCGCGTTCCGTGGTGCGGTGAAGCGCTTCATGCTGGCAAACGCCGCCAACTCGCCGGCGGATGTCAATCTGCTGCTGCGCCCGGAAATCTGGGACGCGATGGACGATGACCTGATCACGAACACCGCTGTTTCGGAGTGGGACCGACTGATCAAGAACATTCCCGGCGTCGTCATGTCGTCGAATGCTCTTGCCGCGCCGGTCGGTTCGCCGCTCGCCAGCAATGCGCTGCTGACGACCAACGTCGGTGGCGTTGCGCCCATCTTCGTCGGCACCTGGGGCGCCATCGATCTGATCCGCGACGTGTACAGCGATGCGGCTTCGGGCGGTCTGCGCCTGACTGCACTGGCGACGATGGACGTCACCGTGTCGCGTGCCCAGCAGCTTCAGATCCTGACCGGCATTCAGTGA
- a CDS encoding AAA family ATPase, which produces MTDPKPLKGLRAASQPPAPVYPTPMPPTLVRVAPPQKVTPPPKLIQSSGEFVANFLAPSYLLDGIVQRHFCYSLTAATGAGKTAIALRLAVHVGLGRKLGDREVEKGRVLYFASENSVDVQARWIAMAEHCGFDVNTIDVHFVSGASKLSEIAERITIEAAALGELALVVVDTSAATFEGTDENSNVDSLQHAKRMRSLTELKGAPTVLVLCHPVKSATNDNLLPRGGGSFIAEIDGNLCARKSDSAVELHWAGKFRGMDFAPILFRLDTVTAERLKDGRGRSMPTVMATPMDDAGKDAMAVAARTDEDMVLRAIDGNAGASSNELAKVLDWKMRDGRPYGVRVRRAAEKLAGDGLIMKHRGEWTLSARGEKELNRLDKRATGTDGRNSLVSILPQMPPKPVP; this is translated from the coding sequence ATGACGGACCCGAAGCCCCTGAAGGGGCTGCGCGCGGCGAGCCAGCCGCCCGCGCCGGTCTATCCTACGCCAATGCCGCCAACCCTGGTCAGGGTGGCGCCGCCGCAAAAGGTCACGCCGCCGCCGAAGCTGATACAGTCCAGCGGCGAGTTCGTGGCCAATTTCCTTGCCCCGTCCTATTTGCTCGACGGCATCGTGCAGCGCCACTTTTGCTACAGCCTGACCGCGGCGACAGGAGCGGGCAAGACCGCAATCGCGCTGCGGCTCGCTGTGCACGTTGGACTCGGGCGCAAGCTTGGGGACCGGGAGGTGGAGAAGGGGCGGGTGCTCTACTTCGCATCGGAAAATAGCGTTGACGTGCAAGCGCGCTGGATTGCGATGGCAGAGCATTGCGGTTTCGACGTCAACACCATCGATGTTCACTTCGTGTCAGGCGCAAGCAAACTGTCCGAGATTGCGGAGCGCATCACGATTGAAGCCGCGGCGCTTGGCGAATTGGCCTTGGTCGTGGTCGATACATCTGCCGCGACGTTCGAGGGGACGGACGAAAACAGCAACGTGGACTCGCTGCAACACGCCAAGCGGATGCGCAGCCTGACCGAATTGAAGGGCGCGCCTACCGTCCTGGTCCTGTGCCATCCCGTCAAAAGCGCAACGAACGACAACCTGCTGCCCCGTGGTGGCGGATCCTTTATTGCCGAGATCGATGGCAACCTGTGCGCCCGCAAGAGCGATTCCGCGGTCGAGCTTCATTGGGCCGGCAAGTTTCGCGGGATGGACTTTGCGCCAATCCTGTTCCGGCTCGACACGGTGACAGCCGAGCGGCTGAAGGATGGGCGCGGGCGCTCCATGCCGACAGTGATGGCAACCCCGATGGACGACGCAGGAAAGGATGCCATGGCGGTCGCGGCGCGCACTGATGAGGACATGGTGTTGCGGGCGATCGACGGAAATGCGGGGGCATCATCGAACGAACTGGCAAAGGTGCTGGATTGGAAAATGCGGGACGGGCGGCCCTATGGCGTGCGCGTGCGGCGCGCGGCAGAGAAGCTTGCGGGTGACGGGCTGATAATGAAGCACCGCGGAGAGTGGACGTTGAGCGCGCGCGGGGAGAAGGAATTGAACCGCCTGGACAAGCGCGCGACCGGAACAGACGGGCGGAACAGCCTTGTTTCGATCCTGCCTCAAATGCCACCAAAACCGGTGCCCTAA
- a CDS encoding tyrosine-type recombinase/integrase, which yields MARTVQDAKLESRTARDRLKSSGKPYFRTLEPGLHLGYRKPVSGPGKWVARHYIGEGGYEIETLAIADDFSDPDGVAILSFGQAQTLARSRMVLRAHAAVGKTKPLTVADAVESYIQYLMTNKKSGQEGRYAADAFILPALGKIEVDKLTTDQIRKWHVGVAAAPARIRTKPGGKQKFKPDVSDPEQARRRKSSANRILTVLKAALNRAWRDEQVASDGAWRRVEPFEGVESARVRYLTLPEASRLLAGADDDFRLLVRGALETGARYGELCLLTVADFNPDSGTVTIRQSKSGKARHVVLTADGAAFFAERTKGRQGGEPMFVKAGGGPWLPSHQAAPMETANTRAAIDPPINFHGLRHTWASHAVMGGVPMLIVAKNLGHSDTRMVEKHYGHLASSFVTDAIRAGAPRYDGTV from the coding sequence ATGGCTCGGACTGTCCAAGACGCGAAGCTTGAATCCCGCACCGCGCGCGACCGGCTCAAGAGCAGCGGCAAGCCTTACTTCCGCACGCTGGAGCCTGGCCTTCACCTTGGCTACCGCAAGCCCGTCAGTGGCCCCGGCAAGTGGGTGGCGCGGCATTACATCGGCGAGGGCGGTTATGAGATCGAGACGTTGGCCATTGCCGACGACTTTTCCGACCCCGATGGCGTGGCGATTCTGTCCTTTGGCCAAGCGCAGACGCTGGCGCGGTCCCGAATGGTGCTGCGCGCGCACGCTGCCGTCGGCAAGACCAAGCCCCTGACCGTGGCCGATGCCGTCGAGTCCTACATCCAATATCTGATGACGAATAAGAAATCGGGGCAGGAGGGGCGGTACGCCGCGGACGCCTTCATTCTTCCTGCCCTTGGCAAAATCGAGGTCGACAAACTGACTACTGACCAGATTCGGAAATGGCATGTCGGCGTTGCCGCCGCACCGGCCCGCATCCGAACCAAGCCGGGCGGAAAGCAAAAGTTTAAGCCTGACGTGTCGGATCCGGAACAGGCTCGCCGCCGCAAGTCGTCGGCGAATCGCATCCTGACCGTTTTGAAGGCGGCACTTAACCGGGCGTGGCGGGATGAGCAGGTCGCGTCTGATGGCGCGTGGCGACGGGTCGAGCCGTTCGAGGGCGTCGAGTCCGCACGGGTGCGGTATCTGACGTTGCCCGAGGCGTCTCGCTTGCTCGCAGGCGCTGACGACGACTTCCGGTTGCTGGTACGGGGCGCGCTGGAAACAGGCGCCCGGTATGGCGAACTGTGCTTGCTGACCGTCGCCGACTTCAACCCAGACAGCGGCACCGTGACAATTCGCCAGTCAAAAAGCGGGAAGGCCCGCCATGTGGTGCTGACTGCAGACGGCGCGGCGTTCTTTGCCGAGCGGACGAAGGGACGGCAGGGTGGCGAACCGATGTTCGTCAAAGCGGGCGGGGGACCATGGCTGCCGTCGCATCAAGCGGCGCCGATGGAAACCGCCAACACGCGAGCGGCGATCGATCCGCCAATCAACTTCCACGGCTTGCGGCACACATGGGCATCGCATGCGGTGATGGGCGGCGTCCCGATGCTGATCGTTGCGAAAAACCTTGGACACTCCGACACGCGCATGGTCGAGAAGCACTATGGGCATCTGGCAAGTAGCTTCGTTACCGATGCAATTCGAGCAGGTGCTCCGCGATACGACGGCACGGTTTAG